The proteins below come from a single Roseiflexus sp. RS-1 genomic window:
- a CDS encoding acyl-CoA carboxylase subunit beta produces the protein MTSMQEYIEKLRQRKAIARGTAQDVEAQHKKGRLTARERIDLLFDPGTFEEIDTLVLPRYDVYPGGKRSRYGDGVVTGFGLINGRRAFVAAQDASVMGGSLGEMHANKIVKAMHMALKYGCPFIAINDSGGARIQEGVDSLGGYARIFDANCEASGVIPQLSLIMGPCAGGAVYSPALTDFIFMTENAYMFITGPEVVRAVMQEDVTQEQLGGGRVHAEESGVSHFLARDDQECLAMARELLSYLPLNNQDDPPYVRPVDDPERRCPELEEIVPVDPSKPYDVRKVISSILDDGRFFEVHALWAQNMVVGFGRLNGYVVGIVANQPMVLAGCIDIKASIKAAHFIRICDTYNVPIITLQDVPGFLPGTNQEYGGIIRNGARMIYAYSEAVVPKLMIILRKSYGGAYCVMSSKGLRGDLLYAWPNAELAVMGAAGAVNILYRNEVKSAPDPEAKRRELVEEYQERFNNPYVAAARGLIDDVIEPRDSRRVLIKALEVTLSKRERHVPRKHGISPS, from the coding sequence ATGACGAGTATGCAGGAATACATCGAGAAACTGCGCCAGCGCAAGGCGATTGCTCGCGGAACGGCGCAGGACGTTGAAGCGCAACACAAGAAAGGGCGTCTGACGGCGCGTGAGCGGATCGACCTGCTCTTCGACCCGGGCACGTTCGAGGAGATCGACACGCTCGTGCTTCCGCGCTACGACGTGTACCCTGGCGGGAAGCGTTCCCGCTACGGCGATGGTGTTGTGACCGGCTTCGGATTGATCAATGGGCGTCGCGCATTCGTGGCGGCGCAGGACGCATCGGTAATGGGCGGATCGCTTGGCGAAATGCACGCCAACAAGATCGTCAAGGCGATGCACATGGCATTGAAGTACGGCTGCCCTTTCATCGCCATCAACGACTCCGGCGGAGCGCGGATCCAGGAGGGTGTCGATAGCCTTGGCGGGTATGCGCGCATCTTCGACGCAAACTGCGAAGCGTCGGGCGTCATTCCGCAACTTTCGCTGATCATGGGACCGTGCGCTGGCGGCGCGGTTTATTCACCGGCGCTGACCGATTTCATTTTCATGACCGAAAACGCCTACATGTTCATCACCGGTCCTGAGGTCGTGCGAGCAGTGATGCAGGAAGATGTCACGCAAGAGCAACTCGGCGGCGGGCGGGTGCACGCTGAGGAAAGCGGTGTCAGCCACTTCCTGGCGCGCGACGATCAGGAATGCCTGGCGATGGCGCGCGAACTGCTCAGTTACCTGCCGCTCAACAATCAGGACGACCCGCCATATGTGCGCCCGGTGGACGACCCGGAGCGACGCTGCCCGGAACTGGAAGAGATCGTTCCGGTCGATCCCTCCAAACCTTACGATGTCCGCAAGGTGATCAGCAGCATTCTTGATGATGGACGCTTCTTCGAGGTGCACGCCCTCTGGGCGCAGAATATGGTCGTCGGATTCGGTCGACTCAACGGCTATGTCGTCGGAATCGTCGCCAACCAACCAATGGTGCTCGCCGGTTGCATCGATATCAAAGCGTCGATCAAGGCGGCGCACTTTATCCGCATCTGCGATACATACAACGTCCCGATCATCACCTTGCAGGATGTTCCCGGCTTTCTGCCCGGCACCAATCAGGAATACGGCGGCATCATCCGCAACGGCGCGCGGATGATCTACGCCTATTCCGAAGCGGTCGTTCCCAAACTGATGATCATTCTGCGCAAGAGTTACGGCGGCGCCTACTGCGTGATGAGCAGCAAAGGGTTGCGCGGCGACCTGTTGTACGCCTGGCCCAACGCTGAACTTGCGGTGATGGGCGCGGCGGGAGCGGTCAACATCCTGTACCGCAACGAAGTCAAGAGTGCGCCCGACCCGGAGGCAAAGCGGCGAGAACTGGTCGAAGAGTACCAGGAGCGCTTCAACAACCCATATGTCGCCGCCGCGCGCGGGTTGATCGACGATGTCATCGAGCCGCGTGATTCGCGGCGGGTGCTGATCAAGGCGCTGGAAGTCACCCTGTCGAAGCGTGAGCGGCATGTGCCGCGGAAGCACGGAATCTCGCCGTCCTGA
- a CDS encoding acetyl-CoA carboxylase biotin carboxylase subunit, with translation MFRTLLVANRGEIAVRIIRTCRDMGIRTVALYDDTDLSSLHVRLADACVRLSSGAIYHDAPALVQIARDCGADAIHPGYGFLAEHDEFARACEEAGIAFIGPSSTALARVRDKIATLETVRAAGFAVPRHSPQAYRASEWEALRAAAGRLGYPLVLKSYSGGHGHGTRLVREPTHLESIAQHAHSAALTASGDDRLYLEEAFLPARYLEVQIVGDRYGNLVHLGERDGTIQHNHHKVVAESPAPYLTDAQREDLWRQALAIGRLLGCSNICTIEFVLDAQGHVYFTEVKTRIQVEHPVTEMRTGIDLVRTQIRIAAGEPPGFSQDDVALRGCAIQARINAEDPWNDYLPSPGRLRRFRFPGGPGVRVDTYAYGGCDVPVRYDPLLAKVIAWDDTRAGALQRLRRAVADFAISGVQTNLPLVQRILDTPEFTAGTYDSEFNRQPLPGAEVPDDHLRDLAVAAALAYLRRRSDTAGALPNRAGSGWHRDSRRLPQ, from the coding sequence ATGTTTCGGACTCTTCTGGTTGCCAACCGTGGCGAAATTGCCGTTCGCATCATACGCACCTGCCGCGACATGGGCATTCGAACGGTCGCACTCTATGACGACACCGACCTCAGTTCGCTCCACGTGCGCCTGGCTGATGCGTGCGTGCGTCTGAGTTCGGGCGCGATCTATCACGATGCCCCGGCGCTGGTTCAGATCGCGCGCGACTGCGGCGCGGACGCCATTCATCCCGGCTACGGCTTTCTTGCCGAGCACGATGAGTTTGCGCGCGCATGCGAGGAAGCCGGGATTGCGTTCATCGGTCCGTCCAGCACAGCACTCGCGCGTGTGCGCGATAAGATCGCCACGCTCGAAACCGTGCGCGCTGCCGGTTTCGCTGTGCCACGCCATTCACCGCAGGCATACCGCGCTTCTGAGTGGGAGGCGCTGCGTGCCGCTGCCGGGCGACTCGGCTACCCGCTGGTGCTCAAGTCGTACAGTGGCGGGCACGGTCACGGCACGCGCCTGGTGCGTGAGCCAACACACCTGGAGAGCATCGCGCAGCATGCGCATTCAGCGGCGCTGACTGCATCCGGTGACGACCGGCTCTATCTGGAAGAAGCGTTTCTCCCGGCGCGCTATCTGGAAGTCCAGATCGTCGGCGACCGCTACGGCAATCTGGTGCATCTGGGCGAACGCGATGGCACGATCCAGCACAACCATCACAAGGTCGTGGCAGAGTCGCCAGCGCCATACCTGACCGATGCACAGCGCGAAGACCTGTGGCGGCAGGCGCTTGCGATCGGGCGTCTGCTGGGATGCTCCAACATCTGCACAATCGAATTCGTCCTCGATGCGCAGGGACATGTCTACTTCACCGAAGTCAAAACGCGGATTCAGGTCGAGCATCCAGTCACCGAAATGCGTACCGGTATCGACCTGGTACGCACGCAGATTCGGATCGCTGCGGGCGAACCGCCTGGCTTTTCGCAGGACGATGTCGCTCTGCGCGGATGCGCCATCCAGGCGCGCATTAATGCAGAGGATCCCTGGAACGATTACCTGCCCAGCCCTGGGCGCCTGCGCCGGTTTCGCTTTCCGGGCGGACCGGGCGTGCGCGTTGATACCTACGCCTACGGCGGTTGCGATGTGCCGGTGCGCTACGACCCGCTGCTGGCGAAGGTTATCGCCTGGGACGATACGCGCGCAGGGGCGCTGCAACGGTTGCGCCGCGCAGTCGCCGATTTTGCGATCAGCGGCGTGCAAACGAACCTGCCGCTGGTCCAGCGCATCCTGGACACACCCGAATTTACCGCTGGAACGTATGACTCGGAATTCAACCGGCAACCCCTGCCGGGCGCTGAGGTTCCCGATGATCACCTCCGCGATCTGGCAGTTGCAGCTGCACTGGCGTACCTCCGCCGGAGGAGTGACACCGCTGGCGCTCTCCCCAACCGCGCCGGTTCTGGATGGCACCGTGATTCGCGCAGATTGCCGCAATAG
- a CDS encoding acetyl-CoA carboxylase biotin carboxyl carrier protein subunit: MSKLSITIDGRTFTVETPPLPRTTGEMTVQVDGQTVNVLVHDTGSSELLDWLIVEGRPYELVIDPNLRWIRSRFGLHQVEVRDLESTIARPASGDGRIKAPIPGLITRVLVSPGEPVEVGQPLLVLEAMKMENEIRAPRSGRVTQVNVAAGQSVALGMVLAEVE, from the coding sequence ATGAGCAAACTGAGCATTACCATCGATGGACGAACCTTCACCGTCGAAACGCCGCCGTTGCCCCGCACAACCGGCGAGATGACGGTGCAGGTCGACGGGCAGACCGTCAATGTATTGGTGCATGATACGGGCAGTTCCGAACTCCTCGACTGGCTCATCGTGGAAGGGCGCCCCTACGAACTGGTTATCGATCCCAATCTGCGCTGGATCCGCTCGCGCTTCGGTTTGCACCAGGTTGAGGTACGCGATCTGGAATCCACGATTGCGCGCCCGGCAAGTGGCGATGGGCGGATCAAAGCGCCCATCCCTGGCCTGATCACCCGCGTCCTCGTCAGCCCTGGCGAACCGGTCGAGGTCGGGCAACCGTTGCTGGTGTTGGAAGCGATGAAGATGGAGAACGAAATTCGCGCTCCACGGTCTGGTCGCGTGACACAGGTCAACGTCGCCGCCGGGCAGAGCGTTGCTCTTGGAATGGTGCTTGCGGAAGTGGAATAG
- the rpiA gene encoding ribose-5-phosphate isomerase RpiA codes for MDDNLYRQRAAEHALRHVESGMTIGLGTGSTATFMLYGLAARLADGRLQRVTGVPTSEVTAALARELGIPLTTLDRQPHLDLALDGADEIDPQLRLIKGLGGAMLREKIVAASAARFVVMAAVSKCVERLGERSPLPVEVVAFGLPLCARRLKALGGAPALRRDRSGAPFVTDEGNLILDCNFGIIADPEALAASICAIPGVVAHGLFLGMASLAVIAGPDGIVELHAPSARQ; via the coding sequence GTGGACGACAATCTCTACCGTCAGCGTGCAGCAGAACATGCGCTCAGGCATGTCGAAAGCGGGATGACGATCGGGCTGGGAACCGGCTCAACTGCCACATTCATGCTGTACGGGCTTGCAGCGCGTCTGGCTGATGGTCGCCTGCAACGGGTCACCGGCGTGCCGACATCGGAAGTGACGGCGGCGCTGGCGCGCGAACTCGGCATCCCGCTGACAACGCTGGATCGTCAGCCGCACCTCGATCTGGCGCTGGATGGCGCTGATGAGATCGATCCGCAACTGCGGTTGATCAAGGGATTGGGTGGAGCGATGCTGCGCGAGAAAATTGTGGCGGCTTCCGCAGCGCGCTTCGTGGTGATGGCGGCTGTCAGTAAATGTGTCGAACGCCTGGGAGAGCGCTCGCCGCTCCCTGTCGAAGTCGTGGCGTTTGGGTTGCCGCTCTGTGCGCGTCGTCTGAAGGCGCTCGGCGGTGCGCCGGCGCTGCGCCGTGACCGCAGCGGCGCACCGTTTGTGACCGATGAGGGGAACCTGATCCTCGACTGCAATTTTGGCATTATTGCCGATCCGGAAGCGCTCGCGGCGTCGATCTGCGCTATTCCGGGCGTCGTGGCGCACGGGTTGTTTCTCGGTATGGCGTCACTGGCGGTGATCGCCGGTCCCGATGGGATTGTGGAGTTGCACGCTCCATCGGCGCGCCAATAA
- a CDS encoding cupredoxin domain-containing protein → MWSHRTALLILALLAAGIAGTGVWYEHQRRNAERYLVFTVPPGSVARLASGEQLDILPQTIELSLRGKDTLVIRNEDVQPIQVGPFKIDPGQQFEQRYYNPGVYELICTLHQSQRLRIVVSRE, encoded by the coding sequence ATGTGGTCGCATCGTACAGCGTTGCTGATCCTGGCGCTCCTGGCGGCTGGCATTGCAGGCACGGGCGTCTGGTACGAGCATCAGCGTCGCAATGCGGAACGTTATCTGGTGTTCACCGTGCCTCCGGGCAGTGTGGCGCGCCTGGCTTCCGGCGAGCAACTCGATATTCTGCCGCAGACGATCGAACTGTCGCTGCGGGGGAAGGATACGCTCGTCATTCGCAACGAGGATGTGCAGCCGATCCAGGTGGGACCGTTCAAAATCGATCCCGGTCAGCAGTTCGAGCAGCGCTACTATAATCCTGGAGTCTACGAACTGATCTGTACGCTGCACCAGTCGCAGCGTCTCCGCATCGTCGTGTCGCGGGAATAA